Below is a window of Anaerolineales bacterium DNA.
TTTGGCGGCCTCCCGATACCGCGGGTGGACGATCGGGTTGGCCGGTTTTTTATCGGCTTGGATTCACGAGGCTCTCTACACAGCCCTTGGGGAGGAAATCTTCTTCCGCGGCTTGCTCGGGTCGATGTTGATCCGGATGGTTGGGTTTCGCGCCGGGAATTTTCTCCAGGCGGTGCTTTTCCTGCTTCCCCATCTTCCATTGCTCACCGTTTGCTCCGGATTGTGGCCGCTCTTGATCGTCCAACTCGCCATGGGATGGGTGCAGGGGTGGCTGCTGCACCGGTCCGGTTCGATTTTGCCCGGATGGATCTCGCACAGCCTGGGCAATGCGTTCGGCGCGCTGCTGTTCATGGGTTGATCTTGCGGGAGTATCGCGCCGCCGGGGGCATCCTCCACCGGCGCCCCGATGGGTCAGTTGATGGGGCGACCCGATGGAATGAAAATAAACATGCGACCCGTTGAATTGAAAAAAGGCGACCCATCGGGCCGCCCCTACTTGCGGAAGGGATTCGGCCTCGTGGATGCCTGGTCT
It encodes the following:
- a CDS encoding CPBP family intramembrane metalloprotease — its product is MDFPVQTIVFSLPSLAVIAYYKLRGGSWRDSLSKVGWRGAAFRYLAAGLILGLLTAAALPLLRLLIPEHVLNDPNLAASRYRGWTIGLAGFLSAWIHEALYTALGEEIFFRGLLGSMLIRMVGFRAGNFLQAVLFLLPHLPLLTVCSGLWPLLIVQLAMGWVQGWLLHRSGSILPGWISHSLGNAFGALLFMG